The nucleotide window ACGAACCCTTGGGGACAGGGGGTGCGATCAAGAGGGTAAAGAACTTCCTGGCTGAGGACTTTCTGGTGCTGAACGGCGATATATTGACCAACCTTGACGTAAACCAACTTTCAGGGAAGGGGAACGTCATCGCCCTAGTCCCACTTAAGAGCCCCTACGGAGTAGTAGAGGTCAGCGACAGTAAAGTCACTAGGTTTATTGAAAAACCAGTCCTATACGAGCATTGGATCAACGCAGGTGTGTATCACCTCACTCCCGAGGTCTTTGAGTACCTACCAGATAAGGGGGACCTGGAAAAGACTACCTTCCCCAACCTCGCGGAGAGAGGGCTATTAAAGGCTGTGAAGTTCAAGGATGCTTACTGGAGGTCCATAGACTCTATCAAGGACATGGAGGAAGCTTCCCAGGAGGTCGAGAAATTTGTACGATGACTGGGGCCATCAGTACCGGGAAGCCATGGGACTGACCGTACCCTCCCTTGCAGGAAAGGTCTCCTGTACGGGGATGGGGGGCAGTGGGGTAGTATGTGAAGTAGTAAAGGCGTTTTATCCCCTGAGGACTGACGATCCGGACGTGCTAATAGCTGTTAGCTATTCAGGGAACACTTGGGAGACCGTGGAGAGGGCTAAGCAGGCCATGTCCCAGGGTA belongs to Metallosphaera tengchongensis and includes:
- a CDS encoding nucleotidyltransferase family protein, coding for MKAIILAGGYGKRLRPFTDDKPKPLVEIAGKPILEWQILWLKKYGILNFLILAGYKKEVLVDWSSQNADRLGVNVMLGVENEPLGTGGAIKRVKNFLAEDFLVLNGDILTNLDVNQLSGKGNVIALVPLKSPYGVVEVSDSKVTRFIEKPVLYEHWINAGVYHLTPEVFEYLPDKGDLEKTTFPNLAERGLLKAVKFKDAYWRSIDSIKDMEEASQEVEKFVR